The Oenanthe melanoleuca isolate GR-GAL-2019-014 chromosome 15, OMel1.0, whole genome shotgun sequence genome contains a region encoding:
- the CLTCL1 gene encoding clathrin heavy chain 2 isoform X3 yields the protein MAQILPIRFQEHFQLQNLGINPANIGFSTLTMESDKFICIREKVGEQAQVVIIDMSDPTTPIRRPISAESAIMNPASKVIALKAGKTLQIFNIEMKSKMKAHTMAEEVIFWKWISVNTVALVTETAVYHWSMEGESQPQKMFDRHASLAGCQIINYRTDEHQKWLLLIGISAQQNRVVGAMQLYSVDRKVSQPIEGHAAAFAEFKIEGNAKPSTLFCFAVRSPAGGKLHIIEVGQPATGNQPFVKKAVDVFFPPEAQTDFPVAMQIGIKHGVIYLITKYGYIHMYDLESGVCIYMNRISADTIFVTAPHEPTSGIIGVNKKGQVLSVCVEEDNIVNYATNVLQNPDLGLRMAIRSNLAGAEELFARKFNTLFAQGNYADAAKVAASAPKGILRTSDTIRKFQSVPAQPGQASPLLQYFGILLDQGQLNKFESLELCRPVLQQGRKQLLEKWLKEDKLECSEELGDLVKTADPTLALSVYLRANVPNKVIQCFAETGQFQKIVLYAKKVGYTPDWIFLLRSVMRVSPEQGLQFSQMLVQDEEPLANINQIVDVFMEHSLLQQCTSFLLDALKNNRPAEGHLQTRLLEMNLIHAPQVADAILGNQMFTHYDRAHVAQLCEKAGLLQRALEHYTDLYDIKRAVVHTHLLNPEWLVNFFGSLSVEDSVECLRAMLSANIRQNLQLCVQVASKYHEQLGTQSLVELFESFKSYEGLFYFLGSIVNFSQDPDVHFKYIQAACKTGQIKEVERICRESNCYNPERVKNFLKEAKLTDQLPLIIVCDRFDFVHDLVLYLYRNNLQKYIEIYVQKVNPSRIPAVVGGLLDVDCSEDVIKNLIMVVRGQFSTDELVAEVEKRNRLKLLLPWLESRIHEGCEEPATHNALAKIYIDSNNNPERFLRENPYYDSRVVGKYCEKRDPHLACVAYERGQCDLELIKVCNENSLFKSEARYLVRRKDPELWANVLEENNPFRRQLIDQVVQTALSETQDPEEVSVTVKAFMTADLPNELIELLEKIVLDNSVFSEHRNLQNLLILTAIKADRTRVMEYINRLDNYDAPDIANIAISNELYEEAFAIFRKFDVNTSAIQVLIEHIGNLDRAYEFAERCNEPAVWSQLARAQLQKDLVKEAIDSYIKADDPSAYMEVVQAANRNDNWEDLVKFLQMARKKARESYVETELIFALAKTNRLSELEEFISGPNNAHIQQVGDRCYEEGMYEAAKLLYNNVSNFARLASTLVHLGEYQAAVDSGRKANSTRTWKEVCFACVDGKEFRLAQLCGLHIVIHADELEELISYYQDRGYFEELIGLLEAALGLERAHMGMFTELAILYSKFKPQKMREHLELFWSRVNIPKVLRAAEQAHLWAELVFLYDKYEEYDNAVITMMNHPTDAWKEGQFKDIIAKVANVELYYKALQFYLDYKPLLINDLLLVLSPRLDHTRTVNFFSKVNQLLLVKPYLRSVQNHNNKGVNEALNNLLTEEEDFQGLRASIDAYDNFDNITLAQRLEKHELIEFRRIAAYLYKGNNRWKQSVELCKKDRLYKDAMQYAAESKDAELAEKLLQWFLEEGKQECFAACLFTCYDLLHPDVVLELAWRHNIMDFAMPYFIQVMREYLTKVDGLFYKASS from the exons CTCCAAAATTTGGGCATTAATCCAGCAAACATTGGATTCAGCACCCTAACGATGGAATCTGACAAGTTCATCTGCATAAGGGAGAAAGTAGGAGAGCAGGCACAAGTAGTGATAATTGACATGAGTGATCCAACAACACCCATCAGACGTCCAATTTCTGCAGAAAGTGCCATCATGAATCCAGCCTCTAAAGTAATAGCACTAAAAG CTGGGAAAACACTTCAGATCTTTAACATTGAGatgaaaagtaaaatgaaagcCCACACAATGGCAGAGGAAGTGATCTTCTGGAAATGGATATCGGTGAATACAGTTGCCTTGGTGACAGAGACAGCGGTATACCACTGGAGCATGGAGGGAGAATCACAACCCCAAAAGATGTTTGATAGACATGCTAGTCTTGCAGGCTGCCAAATCATCAATTACAGAACAGATGAACACCAAAAATGGCTGCTGCTGATAGGAATTTCAGCACAG caAAATCGTGTGGTTGGTGCAATGCAGCTGTACTCGGTTGATAGAAAAGTCTCCCAACCTATAGAAGGCCATGCAGCAGCTTTTGCAGAATTCAAAATAGAGGGAAATGCCAAACCTTCTACCCTCTTCTGTTTTGCTGTAAGGAGTCCTGCAGGAGGCAAG CTGCACATAATCGAAGTAGGTCAGCCAGCTACTGGAAATCAGCCATTTGTTAAGAAAGCTGTTGATGTGTTTTTCCCACCTGAGGCACAAACAGACTTTCCTGTGGCAATGCAG ATTGGAATTAAGCATGGTGTTATTTATCTGATCACAAAGTATGGATATATCCACATGTATGATTTGGAGTCTGGAGTGTGCATCTACATGAACCGTATTAGTGCTGATACTATCTTTGTCACAGCTCCTCATGAACCTACCTCAGGCATTATTGGTGTGAACAAAAAAGGACAG GTGCTTTCTGTATGTGTAGAGGAAGACAACATAGTGAATTATGCTACGAATGTTCTCCAGAATCCTGACTTGGGACTGCGAATGGCTATACGTAGTAATCTAGCTGGGGCAGAGGAGTTATTTGCCAGAAAGTTTAACACGCTGTTTGCTCAAGGAAACTATGCTGATGCTGCTAAGGTAGCTGCATCTGCACCAAAG GGAATTCTGCGTACCAGTGATACAATTAGGAAGTTCCAGAGCGTaccagctcagcctgggcaggcctctcccctgctccagtACTTTGGAATATTGCTTGACCAGGGGCAGCTGAACAAGTTTGAATCTTTGGAGCTCTGTCGTCCCGTCCTGCAGCAGGGCCGCAAACAGCTTCTGGAGAAGTGGCTGAAGGAGGACAAG CTGGAGTGCTCAGAGGAGCTAGGAGACTTGGTGAAGACGGCTGATCCAACCCTTGCACTCAGCGTCTACCTTCGGGCTAATGTGCCAAACAAAGTGATTCAGTGCTTCGCTGAAACCGGTCAATTCCAGAAAATAGTGCTGTATGCTAAGAAG GTTGGCTATACCCCAGACTGGATCTTCCTGCTGAGAAGTGTGATGAGAGTCAGTCCAGAACAAGGCCTGCAGTTCTCTCAGATGCTGGTACAGGATGAGGAGCCGCTGGCTAACATTAACCAG ATTGTGGATGTGTTTATGGAGCACAGTCTTCTGCAGCAGTGCACATCCTTTTTGTTGGATGCCCTGAAAAACAACCGCCCTGCAGAAGGCCACCTTCAAACCCGCCTCCTGGAAATGAATTTGATTCATGCCCCACAG GTTGCAGATGCCATTCTCGGAAACCAAATGTTTACACACTATGATCGTGCTCATGTTGCCCAGCTGTGTGAAAAGGCAGGCTTGCTCCAGCGAGCTTTGGAACACTACACGGATCTCTATGATATTAAACGTGCAGTTGTTCATACTCACCTCTTGAATCCTGAG tGGCTTGTGAACTTCTTTGGCTCTCTCTCAGTTGAAGACTCTGTGGAGTGTTTGCGTGCTATGTTGTCAGCCAACATTAGGCAAAACCTACAGCTCTGTGTGCAAGTTGCTTCTAAATACCATGAACAGCTTGGCACTCAGTCTCTTGTGGAGCTTTTTGAATCTTTCAAAAGCTATGAAG GACTGTTCTATTTCTTGGGTTCCATTGTAAACTTTAGCCAGGATCCAGATGTTCACTTCAAGTACATCCAGGCAGCTTGCAAGACTGGTCAGATAAAGGAAGTGGAAAGAATCTGCCGTGAAAGTAACTGCTATAATCCAGAACGAGTGAAGAACTTTCTGAAG GAGGCAAAGCTCACAGATCAGCTTCCTCTGATCATTGTCTGCGATCGGTTTGACTTTGTTCATGACTTGGTGCTCTACTTATATCGCAATAATCTGCAGAAGTATATCGAGATCTATGTACAGAAG GTGAATCCTAGCCGTATACCAGCAGTGGTTGGAGGGCTACTTGATGTAGATTGTTCTGAAGATGTCATCAAGAACTTGATCATGGTGGTGAGAGGGCAGTTCTCCACAGATGAGCTGGTGGctgaagtggaaaaaagaaatcg GCTTAAGTTATTGTTGCCATGGCTTGAATCAAGGATTCATGAAGGCTGTGAAGAACCTGCGACTCACAATGCTTTGGCCAAAATCTACATTGACAGTAATAATAATCCAGAGCGCTTCCTTCGTGAGAATCCTTACTATGACAGCCGTGTAGTTGGCAAATATTGTGAAAAGAGGGACCCTCATCTGGCCTGCGTTGCTTATGAGAGGGGGCAGTGTGATCTGGAACTCATAAAG GTGTGCAATGAGAACTCCCTGTTTAAGAGCGAGGCTCGCTATCTGGTGCGCAGGAAGGACCCTGAGCTTTGGGCAAATGTGCTGGAAGAAAACAACCCATTCAGGCGGCAGCTTATTGACCAG GTTGTCCAAACGGCTTTATCAGAGACACAGGATCCAGAGGAAGTTTCTGTAACTGTGAAAGCTTTCATGACTGCTGATTTGCCAAATGAACTGATTGAGTTATTGGAAAAAATTGTCTTGGATAATTCTGTATTCAGTGAACATAG GAATCTCCAGAATCTGCTGATCCTGACTGCCATTAAGGCTGACCGCACCCGAGTGATGGAATACATCAATCGGCTGGATAACTATGATGCCCCAGATATTGCAAACATTGCCATCAGTAATGAGCTGTATGAGGAAGCCTTTGCTATATTCAGAAAATTTGATGTCAATACTTCAGCAATTCAG GTGCTGATTGAGCATATTGGCAACTTAGACCGTGCTTATGAATTTGCAGAGAGATGTAATGAACCAGCAGTGTGGAGCCAACTGGCCAGAGCTCAACTCCAGAAGGATTTGGTGAAGGAAGCCATTGACTCCTATATAAAGGCAGATGATCCATCTGCCTACATGGAAGTCGTTCAGGCAGCTAATAGAAATG ATAATTGGGAGGACCTAGTCAAGTTCTTACAGATGGCCAGAAAGAAGGCTAGAGAGTCTTATGTAGAGACAGAACTTATTTTTGCTTTGGCAAAAACTAATCGTCTGTCAGAACTGGAGGAGTTTATTAGTGGCCCTAATAATGCCCATATACAACAG GTCGGTGATCGCTGTTATGAAGAGGGGATGTATGAAGCAGCAAAGCTTCTCTATAACAACGTATCCAACTTTGCTCGCCTGGCATCTACCTTGGTGCACCTTGGGGAGTATCAGGCAGCAGTGGACAGTGGCCGCAAAGCCAATAGCACAAGGACTTGGAAGGAG GTCTGCTTCGCCTGTGTGGATGGAAAAGAATTCCGcttggcacagctctgtggctTACACATAGTCATCCATGCTGATGAACTTGAGGAGCTGATCAGTTACTATCAG GATCGTGGGTACTTTGAAGAACTGATTGGCCTTTTGGAAGCTGCTTTGGGCTTAGAGCGTGCTCATATGGGGATGTTTACTGAACTTGCCATCTTATACTCCAAATTCAAGCCTCAGAAAATGAGGGAGCATCTGGAGCTTTTCTGGTCTAGAGTTAATATTCCAAAG gtgctcagagctgcagaacagGCTCATCTCTGGGCAGAACTTGTATTCCTGTATGACAAGTACGAGGAGTATGACAATGCAGTAATTACTATGATGAATCATCCCACTGATGCCTGGAAAGAAGGCCAGTTTAAAGACATAATTGCCAAG GTGGCCAATGTGGAGCTGTACTACAAAGCCTTGCAGTTCTACTTAGACTACAAACCTCTGCTGATCAATGATCTCCTGCTTGTATTATCTCCACGGCTAGATCACACCAGGACAGTCAATTTTTTCTCAAAG GTTAATCAGCTACTTCTAGTAAAGCCTTATCTGCGTTCAGTCCAGAACCACAACAACAAAGGAGTTAATGAAGCTCTAAACAACCTTTTAACAGAAGAGGAAGATTTCCAG GGTTTGAGAGCTTCCATTGATGCCTATGACAACTTTGATAACATAACATTGGCTCAGCGTCTGGAAAAACATGAACTAATTGAATTTAGGCGTATTGCAGCGTACTTGTACAAGGGTAACAACCGCTGGAAACAGAGTGTGGAGCTGTGCAAGAAAGACCGTCTGTATAAG GATGCCATGCAGTATGCTGCAGAGTCCAAAGATGCAGAGCTGGCTGAGAAGCTGCTCCAGTGGTTCTTGGAAGAAGGCAAGCAAGAGTGCTTTGCAGCCTGCCTTTTCACATGCTATGACTTGCTGCACCCAGATGTAGTCCTTGAGCTGGCATGGAGACATAACATCATGGACTTTGCAATGCCTTACTTCATCCAAGTGATGAGAGAGTACCTTACCAAA GTTGATGGACTGTTCTATAAG GCCAGCAGTTGA
- the CLTCL1 gene encoding clathrin heavy chain 2 isoform X2, giving the protein MAQILPIRFQEHFQLQNLGINPANIGFSTLTMESDKFICIREKVGEQAQVVIIDMSDPTTPIRRPISAESAIMNPASKVIALKAGKTLQIFNIEMKSKMKAHTMAEEVIFWKWISVNTVALVTETAVYHWSMEGESQPQKMFDRHASLAGCQIINYRTDEHQKWLLLIGISAQQNRVVGAMQLYSVDRKVSQPIEGHAAAFAEFKIEGNAKPSTLFCFAVRSPAGGKLHIIEVGQPATGNQPFVKKAVDVFFPPEAQTDFPVAMQIGIKHGVIYLITKYGYIHMYDLESGVCIYMNRISADTIFVTAPHEPTSGIIGVNKKGQVLSVCVEEDNIVNYATNVLQNPDLGLRMAIRSNLAGAEELFARKFNTLFAQGNYADAAKVAASAPKGILRTSDTIRKFQSVPAQPGQASPLLQYFGILLDQGQLNKFESLELCRPVLQQGRKQLLEKWLKEDKLECSEELGDLVKTADPTLALSVYLRANVPNKVIQCFAETGQFQKIVLYAKKVGYTPDWIFLLRSVMRVSPEQGLQFSQMLVQDEEPLANINQIVDVFMEHSLLQQCTSFLLDALKNNRPAEGHLQTRLLEMNLIHAPQVADAILGNQMFTHYDRAHVAQLCEKAGLLQRALEHYTDLYDIKRAVVHTHLLNPEWLVNFFGSLSVEDSVECLRAMLSANIRQNLQLCVQVASKYHEQLGTQSLVELFESFKSYEGLFYFLGSIVNFSQDPDVHFKYIQAACKTGQIKEVERICRESNCYNPERVKNFLKEAKLTDQLPLIIVCDRFDFVHDLVLYLYRNNLQKYIEIYVQKVNPSRIPAVVGGLLDVDCSEDVIKNLIMVVRGQFSTDELVAEVEKRNRLKLLLPWLESRIHEGCEEPATHNALAKIYIDSNNNPERFLRENPYYDSRVVGKYCEKRDPHLACVAYERGQCDLELIKVCNENSLFKSEARYLVRRKDPELWANVLEENNPFRRQLIDQVVQTALSETQDPEEVSVTVKAFMTADLPNELIELLEKIVLDNSVFSEHRNLQNLLILTAIKADRTRVMEYINRLDNYDAPDIANIAISNELYEEAFAIFRKFDVNTSAIQVLIEHIGNLDRAYEFAERCNEPAVWSQLARAQLQKDLVKEAIDSYIKADDPSAYMEVVQAANRNDNWEDLVKFLQMARKKARESYVETELIFALAKTNRLSELEEFISGPNNAHIQQVGDRCYEEGMYEAAKLLYNNVSNFARLASTLVHLGEYQAAVDSGRKANSTRTWKEVCFACVDGKEFRLAQLCGLHIVIHADELEELISYYQDRGYFEELIGLLEAALGLERAHMGMFTELAILYSKFKPQKMREHLELFWSRVNIPKVLRAAEQAHLWAELVFLYDKYEEYDNAVITMMNHPTDAWKEGQFKDIIAKVANVELYYKALQFYLDYKPLLINDLLLVLSPRLDHTRTVNFFSKVNQLLLVKPYLRSVQNHNNKGVNEALNNLLTEEEDFQGLRASIDAYDNFDNITLAQRLEKHELIEFRRIAAYLYKGNNRWKQSVELCKKDRLYKDAMQYAAESKDAELAEKLLQWFLEEGKQECFAACLFTCYDLLHPDVVLELAWRHNIMDFAMPYFIQVMREYLTKVDKLDASESLRKEEEQVNEPTPIVFGQQLMLTAGPSAVPPQANFPYGYTAPGFTQPPVYGFNM; this is encoded by the exons CTCCAAAATTTGGGCATTAATCCAGCAAACATTGGATTCAGCACCCTAACGATGGAATCTGACAAGTTCATCTGCATAAGGGAGAAAGTAGGAGAGCAGGCACAAGTAGTGATAATTGACATGAGTGATCCAACAACACCCATCAGACGTCCAATTTCTGCAGAAAGTGCCATCATGAATCCAGCCTCTAAAGTAATAGCACTAAAAG CTGGGAAAACACTTCAGATCTTTAACATTGAGatgaaaagtaaaatgaaagcCCACACAATGGCAGAGGAAGTGATCTTCTGGAAATGGATATCGGTGAATACAGTTGCCTTGGTGACAGAGACAGCGGTATACCACTGGAGCATGGAGGGAGAATCACAACCCCAAAAGATGTTTGATAGACATGCTAGTCTTGCAGGCTGCCAAATCATCAATTACAGAACAGATGAACACCAAAAATGGCTGCTGCTGATAGGAATTTCAGCACAG caAAATCGTGTGGTTGGTGCAATGCAGCTGTACTCGGTTGATAGAAAAGTCTCCCAACCTATAGAAGGCCATGCAGCAGCTTTTGCAGAATTCAAAATAGAGGGAAATGCCAAACCTTCTACCCTCTTCTGTTTTGCTGTAAGGAGTCCTGCAGGAGGCAAG CTGCACATAATCGAAGTAGGTCAGCCAGCTACTGGAAATCAGCCATTTGTTAAGAAAGCTGTTGATGTGTTTTTCCCACCTGAGGCACAAACAGACTTTCCTGTGGCAATGCAG ATTGGAATTAAGCATGGTGTTATTTATCTGATCACAAAGTATGGATATATCCACATGTATGATTTGGAGTCTGGAGTGTGCATCTACATGAACCGTATTAGTGCTGATACTATCTTTGTCACAGCTCCTCATGAACCTACCTCAGGCATTATTGGTGTGAACAAAAAAGGACAG GTGCTTTCTGTATGTGTAGAGGAAGACAACATAGTGAATTATGCTACGAATGTTCTCCAGAATCCTGACTTGGGACTGCGAATGGCTATACGTAGTAATCTAGCTGGGGCAGAGGAGTTATTTGCCAGAAAGTTTAACACGCTGTTTGCTCAAGGAAACTATGCTGATGCTGCTAAGGTAGCTGCATCTGCACCAAAG GGAATTCTGCGTACCAGTGATACAATTAGGAAGTTCCAGAGCGTaccagctcagcctgggcaggcctctcccctgctccagtACTTTGGAATATTGCTTGACCAGGGGCAGCTGAACAAGTTTGAATCTTTGGAGCTCTGTCGTCCCGTCCTGCAGCAGGGCCGCAAACAGCTTCTGGAGAAGTGGCTGAAGGAGGACAAG CTGGAGTGCTCAGAGGAGCTAGGAGACTTGGTGAAGACGGCTGATCCAACCCTTGCACTCAGCGTCTACCTTCGGGCTAATGTGCCAAACAAAGTGATTCAGTGCTTCGCTGAAACCGGTCAATTCCAGAAAATAGTGCTGTATGCTAAGAAG GTTGGCTATACCCCAGACTGGATCTTCCTGCTGAGAAGTGTGATGAGAGTCAGTCCAGAACAAGGCCTGCAGTTCTCTCAGATGCTGGTACAGGATGAGGAGCCGCTGGCTAACATTAACCAG ATTGTGGATGTGTTTATGGAGCACAGTCTTCTGCAGCAGTGCACATCCTTTTTGTTGGATGCCCTGAAAAACAACCGCCCTGCAGAAGGCCACCTTCAAACCCGCCTCCTGGAAATGAATTTGATTCATGCCCCACAG GTTGCAGATGCCATTCTCGGAAACCAAATGTTTACACACTATGATCGTGCTCATGTTGCCCAGCTGTGTGAAAAGGCAGGCTTGCTCCAGCGAGCTTTGGAACACTACACGGATCTCTATGATATTAAACGTGCAGTTGTTCATACTCACCTCTTGAATCCTGAG tGGCTTGTGAACTTCTTTGGCTCTCTCTCAGTTGAAGACTCTGTGGAGTGTTTGCGTGCTATGTTGTCAGCCAACATTAGGCAAAACCTACAGCTCTGTGTGCAAGTTGCTTCTAAATACCATGAACAGCTTGGCACTCAGTCTCTTGTGGAGCTTTTTGAATCTTTCAAAAGCTATGAAG GACTGTTCTATTTCTTGGGTTCCATTGTAAACTTTAGCCAGGATCCAGATGTTCACTTCAAGTACATCCAGGCAGCTTGCAAGACTGGTCAGATAAAGGAAGTGGAAAGAATCTGCCGTGAAAGTAACTGCTATAATCCAGAACGAGTGAAGAACTTTCTGAAG GAGGCAAAGCTCACAGATCAGCTTCCTCTGATCATTGTCTGCGATCGGTTTGACTTTGTTCATGACTTGGTGCTCTACTTATATCGCAATAATCTGCAGAAGTATATCGAGATCTATGTACAGAAG GTGAATCCTAGCCGTATACCAGCAGTGGTTGGAGGGCTACTTGATGTAGATTGTTCTGAAGATGTCATCAAGAACTTGATCATGGTGGTGAGAGGGCAGTTCTCCACAGATGAGCTGGTGGctgaagtggaaaaaagaaatcg GCTTAAGTTATTGTTGCCATGGCTTGAATCAAGGATTCATGAAGGCTGTGAAGAACCTGCGACTCACAATGCTTTGGCCAAAATCTACATTGACAGTAATAATAATCCAGAGCGCTTCCTTCGTGAGAATCCTTACTATGACAGCCGTGTAGTTGGCAAATATTGTGAAAAGAGGGACCCTCATCTGGCCTGCGTTGCTTATGAGAGGGGGCAGTGTGATCTGGAACTCATAAAG GTGTGCAATGAGAACTCCCTGTTTAAGAGCGAGGCTCGCTATCTGGTGCGCAGGAAGGACCCTGAGCTTTGGGCAAATGTGCTGGAAGAAAACAACCCATTCAGGCGGCAGCTTATTGACCAG GTTGTCCAAACGGCTTTATCAGAGACACAGGATCCAGAGGAAGTTTCTGTAACTGTGAAAGCTTTCATGACTGCTGATTTGCCAAATGAACTGATTGAGTTATTGGAAAAAATTGTCTTGGATAATTCTGTATTCAGTGAACATAG GAATCTCCAGAATCTGCTGATCCTGACTGCCATTAAGGCTGACCGCACCCGAGTGATGGAATACATCAATCGGCTGGATAACTATGATGCCCCAGATATTGCAAACATTGCCATCAGTAATGAGCTGTATGAGGAAGCCTTTGCTATATTCAGAAAATTTGATGTCAATACTTCAGCAATTCAG GTGCTGATTGAGCATATTGGCAACTTAGACCGTGCTTATGAATTTGCAGAGAGATGTAATGAACCAGCAGTGTGGAGCCAACTGGCCAGAGCTCAACTCCAGAAGGATTTGGTGAAGGAAGCCATTGACTCCTATATAAAGGCAGATGATCCATCTGCCTACATGGAAGTCGTTCAGGCAGCTAATAGAAATG ATAATTGGGAGGACCTAGTCAAGTTCTTACAGATGGCCAGAAAGAAGGCTAGAGAGTCTTATGTAGAGACAGAACTTATTTTTGCTTTGGCAAAAACTAATCGTCTGTCAGAACTGGAGGAGTTTATTAGTGGCCCTAATAATGCCCATATACAACAG GTCGGTGATCGCTGTTATGAAGAGGGGATGTATGAAGCAGCAAAGCTTCTCTATAACAACGTATCCAACTTTGCTCGCCTGGCATCTACCTTGGTGCACCTTGGGGAGTATCAGGCAGCAGTGGACAGTGGCCGCAAAGCCAATAGCACAAGGACTTGGAAGGAG GTCTGCTTCGCCTGTGTGGATGGAAAAGAATTCCGcttggcacagctctgtggctTACACATAGTCATCCATGCTGATGAACTTGAGGAGCTGATCAGTTACTATCAG GATCGTGGGTACTTTGAAGAACTGATTGGCCTTTTGGAAGCTGCTTTGGGCTTAGAGCGTGCTCATATGGGGATGTTTACTGAACTTGCCATCTTATACTCCAAATTCAAGCCTCAGAAAATGAGGGAGCATCTGGAGCTTTTCTGGTCTAGAGTTAATATTCCAAAG gtgctcagagctgcagaacagGCTCATCTCTGGGCAGAACTTGTATTCCTGTATGACAAGTACGAGGAGTATGACAATGCAGTAATTACTATGATGAATCATCCCACTGATGCCTGGAAAGAAGGCCAGTTTAAAGACATAATTGCCAAG GTGGCCAATGTGGAGCTGTACTACAAAGCCTTGCAGTTCTACTTAGACTACAAACCTCTGCTGATCAATGATCTCCTGCTTGTATTATCTCCACGGCTAGATCACACCAGGACAGTCAATTTTTTCTCAAAG GTTAATCAGCTACTTCTAGTAAAGCCTTATCTGCGTTCAGTCCAGAACCACAACAACAAAGGAGTTAATGAAGCTCTAAACAACCTTTTAACAGAAGAGGAAGATTTCCAG GGTTTGAGAGCTTCCATTGATGCCTATGACAACTTTGATAACATAACATTGGCTCAGCGTCTGGAAAAACATGAACTAATTGAATTTAGGCGTATTGCAGCGTACTTGTACAAGGGTAACAACCGCTGGAAACAGAGTGTGGAGCTGTGCAAGAAAGACCGTCTGTATAAG GATGCCATGCAGTATGCTGCAGAGTCCAAAGATGCAGAGCTGGCTGAGAAGCTGCTCCAGTGGTTCTTGGAAGAAGGCAAGCAAGAGTGCTTTGCAGCCTGCCTTTTCACATGCTATGACTTGCTGCACCCAGATGTAGTCCTTGAGCTGGCATGGAGACATAACATCATGGACTTTGCAATGCCTTACTTCATCCAAGTGATGAGAGAGTACCTTACCAAA GTGGATAAACTTGATGCTTCTGAAAGCctaagaaaagaagaggaacaAGTAAATGAACCCACTCCAATAGTATTTG GCCAGCAGTTGATGTTAACAGCAGGCCCCAGTGCAGTACCTCCCCAGGCAAACTTCCCATATGGATACACAGCACCAGGATTCACCCAGCCGCCTGTTTATGGTTTCAATATGTAA